A stretch of DNA from Cupriavidus taiwanensis:
TCTGACCCGTATGCAACTACTGGAAGTCCCTGCCAAGGAAGGCTACACCTGGTTCCGCCAGGGCATCTGGCTGTTCCGCAAGAATCCGCTGACCTTCCTGATGCTGCTGTTCGTCTACCTGATTGCCGCGCAACTGGCCATCGTGGTGCCGCTGATCGGCATCATCGCGCTGCTGGTGGTCACGCCGGGCCTGTCGGTCGGCGTGATGACCGCGTGCCGCGACGTCATCCAGAACAAGCGGGTGCTGCCCACCGTGCTGCTGGCTGGCTTCCGCGCCAACGGCAAGGAAGCCACGCGCAACCTGCTCGTGCTGGGCGGCATCTACGCCGGGCTGGTGTTCGTTCTCGGGCTGATCGCCGGCGCGGTGGTCGACATGAGCGCGCTGGTGCCGATCGTGCTGAAGGAAGAGGCGCCGACCGCCGAGGCGGTGCGC
This window harbors:
- a CDS encoding BPSS1780 family membrane protein, with the protein product MQLLEVPAKEGYTWFRQGIWLFRKNPLTFLMLLFVYLIAAQLAIVVPLIGIIALLVVTPGLSVGVMTACRDVIQNKRVLPTVLLAGFRANGKEATRNLLVLGGIYAGLVFVLGLIAGAVVDMSALVPIVLKEEAPTAEAVRQLYYAMLIGALLYTPIAMMFWFAPLLAAWHGVPPVKALFFSWTACWRNRGAFFTYAVLFAMLLVAIPFFLEAVFSAFGAETVLSFLVTPYSLLMLAILYCSFYATYRGCFNVTPPGVEPAAPVV